Proteins encoded together in one Antricoccus suffuscus window:
- a CDS encoding biotin-dependent carboxyltransferase family protein: MIEIVATGLEATVQDVGRSGWAHLGVPRAGAADLAAYDLANRLVGNPADAAAVEFLLGGLAVRFTEPTSFALTGAPVPVTLDGRGVDMATTTYAATGQKLVTGRAIYGLRTYLGVGGGIDVERVLGSRSSDTLSGLGPPRLTDGDTLPIGRHSGTSGTPTDVVVDTASATDEIEVRFIRGPRADFFSDQARELFEAARWTVSSDINRVGARLEGPRLEYAGDVQLPSEGMLVGSVQVPPSGQPIIFLANHPPSGGYPIIGVVIGADVGKVAQAEPGKTVHFRAVS, encoded by the coding sequence ATGATCGAGATCGTGGCGACCGGTCTGGAGGCGACGGTTCAAGACGTGGGCCGAAGCGGCTGGGCGCACCTCGGCGTACCGCGGGCCGGCGCCGCCGACCTCGCGGCATACGACTTGGCCAACCGGCTGGTCGGCAATCCGGCCGATGCGGCCGCGGTGGAATTCCTGCTCGGCGGGCTCGCGGTCCGGTTCACCGAACCGACGTCTTTTGCGCTGACCGGCGCGCCCGTCCCCGTCACGCTCGATGGGCGTGGCGTAGACATGGCGACGACGACGTACGCCGCCACTGGCCAAAAACTTGTTACTGGGCGGGCGATCTACGGGTTGCGCACGTATCTGGGTGTCGGCGGCGGCATCGATGTGGAGCGCGTGCTGGGAAGTCGCTCGTCGGACACGCTTTCCGGCCTTGGCCCACCGCGGCTCACTGACGGCGACACCCTACCTATTGGCCGTCACAGTGGTACCTCTGGTACGCCGACAGACGTGGTCGTCGACACCGCAAGCGCCACCGACGAGATCGAGGTCCGGTTCATCCGCGGCCCGCGTGCCGACTTCTTCAGCGATCAGGCCCGTGAACTGTTTGAGGCTGCACGGTGGACTGTGTCTTCCGATATCAACCGAGTCGGCGCGCGTCTCGAGGGGCCGCGCCTTGAGTACGCCGGCGATGTCCAATTGCCGAGCGAAGGCATGCTCGTCGGCTCCGTCCAGGTGCCGCCGTCTGGGCAGCCGATCATTTTCCTAGCTAACCATCCACCGAGTGGTGGGTACCCGATTATCGGTGTCGTGATCGGCGCCGATGTCGGGAAGGTCGCCCAAGCCGAACCCGGCAAGACCGTTCACTTCCGCGCCGTGTCGTAA